In Gallaecimonas pentaromativorans, a single window of DNA contains:
- the gndA gene encoding NADP-dependent phosphogluconate dehydrogenase: protein MCDIGFIGLGVMGKNLTLNLADNGYKIACFDLDQAKVDAIIEQDNEERGEQPPRVFACRSYTELLSRLAKPRLIVLSVPAGEPVDHVCRHLINAGIGADDIVVDTGNSLWTDSLEREANYKGKFIFFSTAVSGGEVGARFGPSLMPSGDPYAWTRIESVWKDIAAKVDPKTGKPIESFTPGKPVKEGEPCATYIGPIGAGHYVKMVHNGIEYADMQLICEAYQIMRTGLDMSPADIAAVFRQWNQGLLNSYLMEISAEVLAMMDSETGQPLVDVILDRAGQKGTGLWTAVGALQVGSPAQTITQAVFARSISSLKSERVAASEVLEGPAKASLNQEEKAAAIEALHDALYCSKICAYAQGFQLMEMASKEQGWKLDFAGIAKIWRAGCIIRASFLQSITEAYEQNEGLANLLLAPYFAQQITRYQGNWRRAIANATLMGIPCGGFSSALNYYDSYRSAVLPANLLQGQRDYFGAHTFERTDKPLGKKFHVEWSLPGRPQVAIKR, encoded by the coding sequence ATGTGTGACATCGGCTTTATCGGTCTGGGCGTCATGGGTAAGAACCTGACGTTAAACCTGGCCGACAACGGCTACAAGATCGCCTGTTTCGACCTCGATCAGGCCAAGGTCGATGCCATTATCGAGCAGGACAACGAAGAAAGAGGCGAGCAGCCGCCGCGGGTCTTTGCCTGCCGTTCCTACACCGAGTTGCTAAGCCGCCTGGCCAAGCCCCGGCTGATTGTGCTGTCGGTGCCTGCTGGCGAGCCGGTTGACCACGTTTGCCGCCACCTTATCAATGCCGGTATCGGCGCTGACGATATCGTGGTGGATACCGGCAACAGCCTGTGGACCGATTCCCTGGAGCGCGAAGCCAACTACAAAGGCAAGTTTATTTTCTTCTCCACGGCTGTTTCCGGTGGTGAAGTGGGCGCCCGGTTCGGGCCGTCGTTGATGCCCTCTGGCGACCCCTATGCCTGGACCCGCATCGAGTCGGTGTGGAAGGACATCGCCGCCAAGGTTGACCCTAAAACCGGCAAGCCCATCGAATCGTTTACCCCCGGCAAGCCGGTAAAAGAAGGTGAGCCTTGCGCCACCTATATCGGCCCCATCGGCGCCGGCCACTACGTGAAGATGGTGCATAACGGCATTGAGTACGCCGACATGCAGCTGATTTGCGAAGCCTACCAAATCATGCGCACCGGCCTTGATATGAGCCCGGCCGACATCGCCGCCGTGTTCCGCCAATGGAACCAGGGGCTTCTTAACAGCTACCTGATGGAAATAAGCGCCGAAGTGCTGGCGATGATGGACAGCGAAACCGGCCAGCCGCTGGTGGACGTTATTCTTGACCGCGCTGGCCAAAAAGGCACCGGCCTTTGGACAGCGGTTGGCGCCCTGCAAGTGGGTAGCCCGGCCCAGACCATCACCCAGGCAGTGTTTGCCCGCAGTATCTCTAGCCTCAAAAGTGAGCGGGTGGCCGCCAGCGAAGTGCTGGAAGGCCCGGCTAAGGCTTCGCTTAACCAGGAAGAGAAGGCGGCCGCCATTGAGGCGCTGCACGACGCCCTGTATTGCTCCAAGATTTGCGCCTACGCCCAGGGCTTCCAACTGATGGAAATGGCCTCCAAGGAGCAGGGCTGGAAGCTCGATTTTGCCGGTATCGCCAAGATCTGGCGGGCCGGGTGCATTATCCGCGCCTCCTTCTTGCAATCTATCACCGAGGCTTACGAGCAAAACGAAGGCTTGGCCAACCTGCTGCTGGCCCCGTATTTTGCCCAGCAAATTACCCGCTACCAGGGTAACTGGCGCCGGGCCATTGCCAACGCCACCTTGATGGGCATTCCCTGCGGCGGCTTCTCGTCAGCCCTTAACTACTACGATTCTTACCGTAGTGCGGTGCTGCCGGCCAACCTGCTGCAAGGCCAGCGGGATTACTTCGGCGCCCACACCTTTGAGCGCACCGACAAGCCTCTTGGCAAGAAATTCCACGTCGAGTGGAGCCTGCCGGGCCGGCCCCAGGTGGCCATCAAGCGCTAA
- a CDS encoding transposase, which produces MTRPRAELVSVNDTPYYHCIGRCVRRAFLCGKDILTGQDFSHRKAWVMERLKVLQSVFTIELCAYAVMSNHYHLVVHVDANAAAVLDDDAVMARWELLFALPLLISRYRAGKLTCEAERMVARSHIDKLRQRLCDLSWFMRCLNEHIARKANEEDKCKGRFWEARFKSQAILDEAGLLACMAYVDLNPLRAKIVDTPEASADVSLSARLNSDDGTKPALLPFVTQFKDSPKGIPFALADYLALVDWTGRAQREDKRGFISQETPGILERLGLDADSFLIALGQHQLSRGSVIGHKQAQSAYAKAHHRRHVVGPPIKAA; this is translated from the coding sequence ATGACCCGTCCTCGTGCTGAACTGGTGTCGGTGAACGACACGCCCTACTACCACTGCATTGGTCGTTGTGTTCGCCGCGCCTTTCTCTGTGGCAAAGACATTCTTACCGGCCAGGATTTCAGTCACCGCAAGGCCTGGGTGATGGAGCGGCTAAAGGTGTTGCAGTCTGTCTTTACCATCGAGCTTTGCGCCTATGCGGTGATGTCCAATCATTACCACTTAGTGGTGCATGTGGATGCCAACGCCGCAGCGGTGTTAGACGATGACGCGGTAATGGCACGTTGGGAGCTGCTGTTTGCTTTGCCGCTCCTCATCAGCCGCTATCGGGCCGGTAAGTTAACCTGTGAGGCTGAGCGGATGGTGGCGCGCTCACATATCGACAAGTTGCGTCAGCGCTTGTGTGACCTGTCCTGGTTTATGCGCTGTTTGAACGAGCATATTGCCCGCAAGGCCAATGAAGAAGACAAGTGCAAGGGCCGGTTTTGGGAAGCACGGTTTAAGTCGCAAGCCATTTTGGATGAAGCCGGGTTATTGGCTTGTATGGCCTATGTGGACCTCAACCCGCTTCGCGCCAAGATAGTGGATACCCCGGAAGCCTCAGCCGATGTGTCACTCTCAGCACGGCTTAATAGTGACGACGGAACAAAGCCTGCACTACTGCCTTTTGTCACCCAGTTTAAAGACAGCCCCAAAGGCATTCCCTTTGCGTTGGCCGATTACCTGGCGCTGGTGGATTGGACGGGCCGGGCACAACGAGAAGACAAGCGTGGTTTCATCAGCCAAGAGACACCCGGCATCTTGGAACGCTTAGGCCTGGATGCCGACAGCTTCCTTATCGCCCTTGGCCAACACCAGCTTTCCCGTGGCTCGGTAATTGGCCATAAGCAAGCCCAAAGTGCCTACGCCAAAGCCCATCACCGACGGCACGTGGTCGGCCCACCGATAAAAGCCGCTTAA
- a CDS encoding phospholipase D-like domain-containing protein yields MRKSLLLLAFLSLGARADFAIPGYELIHTVPVETSLATPDLRGPTEVWTQLFDKAQHSIDIAQFYVSGKPGEPLDTVMAHLKAAGERGVKIRFLLDKHGLGISEQATVEQLKAIPNLTFKLIDYSKVGGGIIHAKYMVIDGNEGYLGSQNFDWRSLKHIHEAGILVSNTKVAGQMQMIFDIDWQAQALVAAGKPVPKLNNKPVLADESQQDYLVASPNAFNPPGVGDSQSELVRLMAKAKKEVLVQVMEYAPLSYAPGVRPYYAVIDDAIRAAAQRGVKVKLMVADWNTKEPELSYLKSLEVLPNVEVKIVSIPQAKEGFIPFARVIHTKAMDIDDTIAWVGTSNWEGGYLDNSRNLEMVMQDPKMAKRIGELHKQLWDSPYAKELDINKAYPRPHPGSEK; encoded by the coding sequence ATGCGTAAATCTCTCCTGCTATTGGCTTTTTTAAGCCTCGGCGCCCGGGCCGACTTTGCCATTCCCGGCTATGAACTCATTCACACCGTGCCGGTGGAAACCTCCCTGGCCACCCCGGACCTGCGCGGCCCCACCGAGGTGTGGACCCAGCTGTTCGACAAAGCCCAGCACAGCATCGATATCGCCCAGTTTTATGTGTCCGGCAAACCCGGCGAGCCGCTGGACACCGTCATGGCCCACCTCAAAGCGGCTGGTGAGCGGGGCGTGAAAATTCGCTTCCTGCTCGATAAACACGGCCTTGGCATCTCCGAGCAAGCCACCGTCGAGCAGCTCAAAGCCATCCCCAACCTCACCTTCAAACTGATTGATTACAGCAAGGTGGGCGGCGGCATCATCCACGCCAAATACATGGTGATTGACGGCAATGAGGGCTACCTTGGCAGCCAGAACTTTGACTGGCGCTCGCTAAAGCACATCCACGAAGCCGGCATCCTGGTCAGCAACACCAAAGTGGCCGGCCAGATGCAGATGATTTTTGACATCGACTGGCAAGCCCAAGCGCTGGTGGCGGCCGGCAAACCGGTACCCAAGCTCAACAACAAGCCGGTACTGGCCGACGAATCCCAGCAAGACTACCTGGTGGCCAGCCCCAACGCCTTTAACCCCCCCGGTGTCGGCGACTCCCAAAGCGAGCTGGTACGGCTGATGGCCAAGGCCAAAAAAGAAGTGCTGGTGCAGGTAATGGAATACGCGCCGCTCTCTTATGCCCCCGGCGTTCGCCCCTACTACGCGGTGATTGACGACGCCATTCGCGCCGCTGCCCAGCGTGGGGTTAAGGTCAAACTGATGGTGGCGGACTGGAACACCAAAGAGCCGGAGCTGAGCTACCTCAAGAGCCTGGAAGTGCTGCCCAACGTTGAAGTGAAAATTGTCTCTATTCCGCAAGCCAAAGAAGGCTTTATTCCCTTTGCCCGGGTTATTCACACCAAGGCCATGGATATAGACGACACCATTGCCTGGGTTGGCACCAGCAACTGGGAAGGCGGCTATCTGGACAACTCCCGTAACCTGGAAATGGTGATGCAAGACCCCAAGATGGCCAAGCGCATCGGCGAGCTGCACAAGCAGCTGTGGGACAGCCCCTACGCCAAGGAGCTGGACATCAACAAAGCCTACCCGCGCCCGCACCCGGGCAGCGAAAAGTAA
- a CDS encoding barstar family protein, with product MEILLDWKKIEKEEDFYNMFLPQVKAPEWHGRNLDALADSVVTGNINSIEPPYTIHSINTSNTPKHMAEFQLKVLAIFNEGVTENRGIKIVSE from the coding sequence ATGGAGATACTCTTAGACTGGAAAAAAATTGAGAAAGAGGAGGATTTCTACAATATGTTCCTCCCGCAGGTAAAAGCGCCAGAGTGGCACGGGAGAAACCTTGATGCCCTGGCAGATAGTGTGGTTACTGGAAACATAAACTCAATTGAACCTCCATATACAATTCATAGTATCAATACAAGTAACACTCCAAAACATATGGCTGAATTTCAGCTAAAAGTACTCGCCATCTTCAATGAAGGTGTTACAGAAAACAGAGGCATTAAAATTGTCTCAGAATAA
- a CDS encoding RNA 2'-phosphotransferase: protein MSKQLESKSKFLSLVLRHKPEEIGLTLDAEGWASVEELIQLSTTKNISLTKEIIQEIVATSEKKRFSIDASGEKIRANQGHSIAVDLKLTRLAPPATLFHGTATRFIPSIQASGLIPGSRQHVHLSAAVTTAVEVGARYGKPAVLKVRASDMHKDGYEFYQSENGVWLTRAVPPPYLEFPDEA, encoded by the coding sequence ATGTCTAAGCAACTCGAATCTAAAAGTAAATTTCTGAGCCTTGTTCTACGCCATAAACCAGAAGAAATTGGGCTTACGCTCGACGCAGAGGGATGGGCGAGTGTCGAAGAGCTCATTCAGCTTTCCACCACTAAAAACATATCTCTGACTAAAGAAATAATCCAAGAAATCGTCGCCACTAGTGAAAAGAAGCGTTTTTCCATTGACGCATCTGGTGAGAAAATCCGAGCTAATCAAGGGCATTCCATTGCCGTAGATCTAAAACTCACCCGGCTTGCTCCACCAGCCACACTATTCCACGGTACAGCCACGAGATTTATTCCTTCAATTCAGGCCAGTGGCCTTATCCCTGGCTCTAGACAACACGTACATCTATCGGCGGCAGTGACTACGGCCGTTGAAGTAGGTGCCCGTTACGGAAAACCGGCTGTTTTGAAAGTTCGCGCTTCCGATATGCATAAGGATGGGTACGAGTTTTATCAATCTGAGAATGGGGTCTGGCTGACAAGAGCAGTCCCACCGCCCTATCTTGAGTTTCCCGATGAGGCCTAA
- a CDS encoding AMP-binding protein, with amino-acid sequence MESMFKGESQPPLSFQTIGDCLKDRAKAHPNRLAVVVRHQNIRWTYRQFQQQVDRLATGLYRLGIEKGDRVGIWAPNCYQWLLVQFATARLGAIMVCINPNYQKPELAYALNKVQCKALVCAEGFRHLNYLAMLDDLAPELARTTSGKPLKAKALPHLRHVITLGKAHNGYLAFDWLMADFSASDRALLDALELTPGEPINIQFTSGTTGNPKGATLSHHNILNNAALVGEAMDLGPKDKLCIPVPLYHCFGMVLGSLLCVTRGAAMVFPAEAFDAASTLAAVSEEKCTALHGVPTMFIAMLEHPDFAQFDVSSLRTGVMAGATCPMELMKKVMGPLHVPEILIAYGQTESSPINHITRRDDPLEKRITSVGRAGAHQEVKLVDPMGRTVALGEKGEICNRSYSVMLGYWDDAQKTDDAIDSHGWLHSGDLGIMDAEGYVQVVGRLKDMIIRGGENIYPREVEECFYRHPKVQEIQVFGIPDERYGEAVCAWVQARKGQSLSRDELVEFAREQLAHFKIPKYFHFVDNYPMTVTGKIQKFKMRELMLESLKDAVKS; translated from the coding sequence ATGGAAAGTATGTTTAAAGGCGAATCCCAGCCACCTCTGTCATTTCAAACCATAGGTGATTGCCTCAAGGACAGGGCCAAGGCGCACCCCAACCGGTTGGCGGTGGTGGTGCGGCATCAAAATATCCGCTGGACCTACCGCCAGTTTCAGCAGCAGGTAGACCGCTTGGCCACCGGCCTTTATCGCCTTGGTATCGAGAAAGGCGACCGGGTGGGCATTTGGGCCCCCAACTGCTACCAGTGGCTGCTGGTGCAGTTTGCCACGGCCCGCCTTGGCGCCATCATGGTCTGCATCAATCCCAACTACCAAAAACCGGAGCTGGCCTATGCCCTCAACAAGGTGCAGTGCAAGGCACTGGTGTGCGCCGAGGGGTTTCGCCACCTCAACTACCTGGCGATGCTGGACGACCTAGCCCCGGAGCTTGCTCGCACCACCTCAGGCAAGCCGTTGAAGGCTAAGGCCCTGCCTCACCTTCGCCATGTTATTACCCTCGGCAAGGCCCATAACGGCTACCTGGCCTTTGACTGGCTGATGGCCGACTTTAGCGCCAGTGACCGCGCCCTGCTGGACGCCCTGGAGCTAACCCCAGGCGAGCCTATCAATATCCAGTTCACCTCCGGCACCACCGGTAACCCCAAAGGCGCCACCCTCTCCCACCACAACATTCTCAACAATGCCGCCCTGGTGGGCGAAGCCATGGATCTTGGCCCCAAAGACAAACTGTGCATTCCGGTGCCCCTTTATCACTGCTTTGGCATGGTGCTGGGCAGCCTTCTCTGCGTAACCCGCGGCGCGGCCATGGTGTTCCCGGCAGAGGCTTTTGATGCCGCCAGTACCCTGGCGGCGGTCAGCGAAGAAAAGTGCACCGCCCTGCACGGGGTGCCCACCATGTTTATTGCCATGCTCGAGCACCCGGATTTTGCCCAATTTGACGTATCGAGCCTTCGCACCGGGGTGATGGCCGGCGCCACCTGCCCCATGGAGCTGATGAAAAAGGTGATGGGGCCGCTCCATGTGCCAGAAATTCTCATCGCCTACGGCCAGACCGAGTCCAGCCCCATCAACCACATTACCCGCCGTGACGACCCGCTGGAAAAACGCATCACCAGCGTTGGCCGCGCCGGTGCCCACCAGGAAGTCAAACTGGTAGACCCCATGGGCCGCACCGTGGCGCTGGGGGAAAAGGGGGAAATTTGTAACCGCAGCTACTCGGTGATGCTGGGTTACTGGGACGACGCGCAAAAGACCGACGATGCCATCGACAGCCACGGCTGGCTGCACTCGGGGGATCTGGGCATCATGGACGCCGAAGGCTACGTGCAGGTGGTGGGGCGCCTTAAGGACATGATCATCCGCGGCGGCGAAAACATCTACCCACGGGAGGTGGAAGAGTGCTTCTACCGCCACCCAAAAGTGCAGGAAATACAAGTGTTTGGCATTCCCGACGAGCGTTACGGCGAGGCGGTGTGCGCCTGGGTCCAGGCCCGCAAGGGCCAGAGTCTGAGCCGCGACGAGCTGGTGGAGTTTGCCCGCGAGCAGCTGGCCCACTTTAAGATCCCCAAATACTTCCACTTCGTGGACAACTACCCGATGACGGTGACCGGCAAAATTCAGAAGTTCAAAATGCGCGAGCTGATGCTCGAAAGCCTCAAGGATGCGGTAAAAAGCTAG
- a CDS encoding CHAD domain-containing protein yields the protein MASKNKGLERLDPIAAELLAALDGGSVHQCRKVAKKADAWAKACRCKPLAKAAKGLKKQLGAARNRQVLHYWHQQLALAPLAEPKMPVPDPSALAAAIKKAPPLEADALLSAYSRAFCKGRAQYRACRGKHPKSEPLHRLRSTIKQLEAYSEWLGAAQTAKVLNGLGQQLGDDHDLSLIDHKIARQRRRAAHPALLAALGAFFTAYGENRGGR from the coding sequence ATGGCCAGTAAAAACAAAGGGTTGGAAAGATTGGACCCGATAGCTGCCGAGCTGCTTGCGGCCCTTGACGGCGGCTCGGTACACCAGTGTCGCAAGGTAGCCAAAAAGGCCGATGCCTGGGCCAAGGCCTGCCGTTGTAAGCCCCTTGCCAAGGCCGCCAAAGGCCTTAAAAAGCAGCTGGGCGCGGCCCGTAACCGCCAGGTGCTGCACTATTGGCACCAGCAATTGGCCCTGGCGCCCTTAGCCGAGCCCAAGATGCCGGTGCCGGACCCAAGCGCCCTGGCCGCTGCCATTAAAAAGGCGCCGCCGCTAGAGGCCGACGCCTTGCTCAGCGCTTACAGCCGGGCCTTTTGTAAGGGCCGGGCCCAATACCGGGCTTGCCGTGGCAAGCACCCCAAGAGCGAGCCCCTGCACCGGCTACGAAGCACCATCAAGCAATTGGAGGCCTACAGTGAGTGGCTGGGGGCCGCCCAGACCGCCAAAGTCCTCAATGGCCTTGGCCAGCAGCTAGGGGACGACCACGACCTTAGCCTTATCGACCACAAAATCGCCCGCCAGCGCCGCCGGGCCGCCCATCCGGCACTGTTGGCGGCACTGGGAGCGTTTTTTACGGCATATGGGGAAAATCGGGGCGGGCGGTAA
- a CDS encoding osmoprotectant NAGGN system M42 family peptidase yields MSPNTDYLLDTLQKLLAIASPSGFTDQVVHFVCDELARLDIPFELTRRGAIRATLEGRQRSPDRALVAHVDTLGAQVKSLKANGRLEVVPVGHWNARFAEGCRATLFSGKRRYRGSLLPLKASGHTFAAANDAQEANWQNIEMRVDVPGGDRQALVNAGIHIGDFIAIDTMTEIDLDSGFINSRHLDDKAGVAVLLTTAKALKESAETLPVDLHLLFTITEEVGSGASSVLHQDVAEMVSIDNGTTAPGQNSSEYGVTIAMADQTGPFDYHLTHHLIHLCHEHGIGHQRDIFRFYRSDSASAIEAGNDLRTALVCFGIDASHYYERIHLDALTSLTRLLWHYALSAPLFADDNKLLTARPDFPHMP; encoded by the coding sequence GTGTCCCCAAATACCGATTATCTGCTCGATACCCTGCAAAAACTGTTGGCCATTGCCAGCCCGTCCGGCTTTACCGATCAGGTGGTGCATTTTGTCTGTGACGAGTTGGCCCGGCTGGACATCCCCTTTGAACTCACTCGCCGCGGCGCCATTCGCGCCACCTTGGAAGGGCGCCAGCGCTCCCCCGACAGGGCGCTGGTGGCCCACGTCGACACCCTCGGTGCCCAGGTGAAAAGCCTTAAAGCAAACGGTCGCCTGGAAGTGGTGCCGGTCGGCCACTGGAATGCCCGCTTTGCCGAGGGTTGCCGGGCAACACTCTTTTCCGGCAAGCGCCGCTACCGGGGCTCGCTACTGCCCTTAAAGGCCTCCGGCCATACCTTCGCCGCCGCTAACGATGCCCAAGAGGCCAACTGGCAAAACATTGAAATGCGGGTGGATGTGCCAGGCGGTGACCGCCAGGCCCTGGTCAATGCTGGTATTCATATCGGCGATTTTATCGCCATCGATACCATGACCGAGATTGACCTCGACTCGGGCTTTATCAACTCCCGCCACTTGGACGACAAAGCCGGGGTAGCGGTATTGCTGACCACCGCCAAGGCCCTCAAAGAAAGCGCCGAGACACTGCCGGTGGATTTGCATCTGCTGTTTACCATCACCGAGGAAGTGGGCTCGGGGGCGTCATCGGTATTGCACCAAGACGTGGCCGAGATGGTCAGTATCGACAACGGCACCACGGCGCCTGGGCAGAACTCCAGCGAATACGGCGTTACCATTGCCATGGCCGACCAAACCGGCCCCTTTGACTACCACTTAACCCACCACCTCATCCACCTTTGCCACGAGCATGGGATTGGCCATCAGCGCGATATCTTCCGCTTTTATCGCTCCGACTCGGCCTCTGCCATCGAAGCCGGCAATGACCTTCGCACCGCCTTGGTATGCTTTGGCATCGACGCCTCGCACTATTACGAGCGTATCCACCTTGACGCGTTAACCAGCCTGACCCGGCTGCTGTGGCACTACGCGCTGTCGGCGCCGCTGTTTGCCGACGACAACAAGCTGCTTACCGCCCGCCCCGATTTTCCCCATATGCCGTAA
- a CDS encoding isoaspartyl peptidase/L-asparaginase family protein: protein MKTLLCSLLLGAAFGAQAADKPPIAIAIHGGAGTITRANLSPDQEKAYHAKLTQALNAGYAVLDKGGSSLDAVQAAIMVMEDSPLFNAGKGAVYNWDGEHELDASIMDGKTLNAGAVAGVKTVKHPILAAYKVMMDSPHVLLSGAGADAFAKSEGLDTVNNHYFDTEARKRALDKAKKAISQTGYQARNYLAGDYKYGTVGAVALDANGNLAAATSTGGMTAKRYGRIGDSPIIGAGTYAENGVCAVSSTGHGEYFIRLNIAADICARVRYQGKDVTTAANEVIHGRLQTLGGTGGVIVMGADGSITQPFNTEGMYRGYKTRTEEKTLIYGNP from the coding sequence ATGAAGACCTTGCTGTGCAGCCTGCTGCTGGGGGCCGCTTTCGGCGCCCAAGCCGCCGACAAACCGCCCATCGCCATCGCCATCCACGGCGGCGCCGGCACCATCACCCGTGCCAACCTGAGCCCGGACCAGGAGAAGGCCTACCACGCCAAGCTCACCCAGGCCCTTAACGCCGGTTACGCGGTGCTGGATAAAGGCGGCAGCAGCTTGGATGCCGTGCAGGCGGCGATCATGGTGATGGAAGACTCGCCGCTTTTTAACGCCGGTAAAGGGGCGGTTTACAACTGGGACGGCGAGCACGAGCTGGACGCCTCCATCATGGACGGCAAAACCCTAAACGCCGGCGCCGTAGCCGGGGTGAAAACCGTCAAACACCCCATTCTTGCCGCCTACAAGGTGATGATGGACAGCCCCCATGTGCTGCTCTCTGGCGCCGGGGCCGACGCCTTTGCCAAGAGCGAGGGGCTCGATACCGTCAACAACCACTACTTTGATACCGAGGCCCGCAAACGGGCGCTGGATAAAGCCAAAAAAGCCATATCCCAAACCGGCTACCAGGCCCGCAATTACCTGGCTGGCGACTACAAATACGGCACCGTTGGCGCCGTGGCCCTGGACGCCAATGGCAACCTGGCCGCTGCCACCTCCACCGGCGGCATGACCGCCAAGCGCTATGGCCGCATCGGCGACTCGCCCATTATTGGCGCCGGTACCTATGCCGAGAACGGCGTGTGCGCGGTGTCGTCTACCGGCCATGGCGAGTACTTTATTCGCCTTAACATTGCCGCCGATATCTGCGCCCGGGTGCGCTACCAGGGCAAAGACGTCACCACCGCAGCCAACGAGGTGATCCACGGCAGACTTCAAACCCTTGGCGGCACCGGCGGGGTGATCGTGATGGGCGCCGATGGTAGCATCACCCAGCCCTTCAACACCGAGGGCATGTACCGGGGCTATAAAACCCGGACCGAAGAGAAAACCCTTATCTACGGAAACCCCTAA
- a CDS encoding SLATT domain-containing protein: protein MENLSNTASSTNYEAWRKDLKQEIATAEDRFRRNKNLWNWWYYGGLLGGIGLPAMSALVLKVESFGTTAGRNDWAAILAALGAVSGSVMAAINFRKRWIVNRQARAEVQKLRIEVLNPNANLAEISESLKSIHAKYCNEVTTD, encoded by the coding sequence ATGGAAAATCTCAGCAATACTGCCAGCAGCACTAACTATGAGGCGTGGAGAAAAGACCTAAAGCAGGAGATTGCTACTGCCGAGGATAGATTTCGCCGAAATAAAAACCTTTGGAACTGGTGGTATTACGGTGGACTCCTTGGGGGAATTGGCCTTCCAGCAATGTCGGCATTGGTTCTGAAAGTCGAATCATTTGGAACGACCGCAGGACGAAATGATTGGGCAGCTATACTTGCCGCACTTGGCGCTGTATCTGGCAGTGTCATGGCCGCTATTAATTTTCGAAAGCGCTGGATTGTAAACCGTCAGGCCAGGGCAGAGGTTCAAAAACTACGCATAGAGGTTTTAAACCCAAACGCCAACCTAGCAGAAATAAGCGAGTCACTAAAATCAATTCATGCAAAGTATTGCAATGAAGTAACAACAGACTAA
- a CDS encoding phytanoyl-CoA dioxygenase family protein: MPPNSLHQNGYILLRQAIPRAWLGELQAVFEAGVMPSEKWPVPRGRDWRHAQVDLAPEVMALCRLPVLLAAVGELIGERFFLAQVEGREPLAGGGWQQLHRDFSAKRPGDTVNAIAFLDDYGPDNGATRIVPGSHRGPWQGGGDETGAVGLSGQGGDILVFDADLVHGAGLNRSGERRRSLLMGYFAEPLYQSHAETAALRGVRMACHERFLPASHPYVAEE; encoded by the coding sequence ATGCCCCCAAACTCTCTCCACCAAAACGGCTACATCTTATTACGCCAGGCTATTCCGCGGGCTTGGCTTGGGGAGTTACAGGCGGTGTTTGAGGCGGGGGTGATGCCGTCTGAGAAGTGGCCGGTGCCTCGGGGGAGGGATTGGCGCCATGCGCAGGTGGATTTGGCGCCAGAGGTGATGGCGCTGTGCCGGTTGCCGGTGTTACTGGCGGCGGTGGGGGAGCTGATTGGGGAGCGGTTCTTCCTGGCCCAGGTGGAGGGGCGTGAGCCGCTGGCAGGAGGCGGCTGGCAGCAGTTGCACCGAGATTTTAGTGCCAAGCGGCCTGGCGATACCGTTAATGCCATTGCCTTTTTGGATGACTATGGCCCGGATAACGGTGCCACCCGCATTGTGCCTGGCAGCCACAGAGGGCCCTGGCAAGGGGGCGGCGATGAAACCGGGGCGGTGGGCTTAAGCGGGCAGGGCGGCGATATCCTGGTGTTTGATGCCGACTTGGTGCACGGCGCGGGCCTTAACCGCAGCGGCGAGCGGCGGCGCAGCTTGCTGATGGGCTACTTTGCCGAGCCGCTTTATCAAAGCCACGCCGAGACGGCGGCGCTTAGGGGCGTGAGGATGGCCTGCCATGAGCGATTTTTGCCAGCGAGCCATCCGTATGTGGCTGAAGAATAA